The genome window aaagaaccaatataaatttttttgtaatatgttttattcagaaattgattcctttaaaaaagggaagatttGTGGAGATTGcctatttaaaaaaagctttttgctatTTTGATGTAACCAACATATTCAATGTGAATTTAATTACTCAGGAAAAGCCTACATGAATTGTATTTTGATGTAAATTCAATCACAACTGCCAGCCAGGACTCGAAATACAAAGCATTATTAGTTCTGTAGTAAAAAAGAAGGGCATAAttcaacattttttaatattatagtgtaaaaaaatgaagagtCCAAATAGAGTAAATTCATCTAGGTAACTGATAGGTTATGCATACAAAATACTGCAATCTCCTCATTAGTTAAGAGAATTGCCAAATTCTCTCAATAATCTGTTAAAAATATGTTGTGTTCTCAGATGTAATAAGAAtagttattttaataattactaACCAATGAAAGTTAAGTTTactaaggaaataaaattattacacaaaccagaaaataaagagTTTATTTCAATCAAGACTTTGTCTTGGTGATTTCGGTTGCTATTTAAGCCAATTAATTTTagtattaattaataaaattataaatttttacACCCTAGGTAAATGTTTCTCCATTTTTACTCTCAGTAAGATTTTTATATGAGAAAAGAGAGCATGCTTGACAAGCCAGATTTAGTAACTGCAGaagtaaaatttctttttacttataTATTTAGTGATAAGGATGAACGTGGCTAATTCCTGAACACCCATacttaaaataacaaatatttactTTAATACCTCCATATGTTTAAGTCGATTGTCGACTGCTTTAAGATAAGAAAGATTTTCCAAAACTGCCAGTTCTTCTAATTCATCAATGTTGTTATTGCTGATATTCAATACAGACAAAGAtttctgaaggaagaaaagcagaaaaataaacatttttttcatgccATGTGTGGGTTAAGTTGtaaattattacagaaaattATCTTAAAATATGAACAAACATATGAAGAAGAAACATGCAAACACCACCTCCACACACCATACAGTTTGTTTTATGGTGGTGTCCCATCTTGTcctaaaatgtaatttattttggttttgaagtAAAACCAAAGTAAGATTGTTTCtcaattatttcagaaattcttAGTAAATCcagaatttttgggttttttaaaacacGCTCAAATTCTTTACAGAGTTCTGCAAGTGCTACAAACTCAACTTTTGAAGTATGAAACATACATTGAAACTGACTGCATTtttatagaatcatggaatggtttgggttggaagggaccttaaagatcattccaaccccctgccatgagcagggacaccttcccctggaCCAAGTTGTTCAGAGctccacccagcctggccttgaacacttccagggatggggcatccacaacttctgtgtgcaatctgttccagtgcctcaccacagTCACAagcagagaatttcttcctaatagctgcctaatctaaacctgcccttgATCAGCTTCAGGCCATTATCCTGTGTCCTCTCACAACACACCCTTGTAAAAAGtgcctctccagctttcttatAAGCCCCTTTTAGGTACTGGAATGCTGATATAAGGTGTCCTtggaaccttctcttctctgggctgaacaaccccaactccctcagcctgtctttataagagagatgctccagccctctgatcctCTCTGAGCCCTCTCTGGACTTGCTGCATGGACTTGCATGGACGTCCATGTTCTTCTTATACTGTGGGCCCCAAGACTGCATCTGAACTGCAGAGCTGAAGCCCATATGTGCTACCCACATAGTCTCATTTAACAGCTGGACTACACTGCTTTTCTCTCGGGCTTGATCCTACAAACCTCTTGGTATCCTTACCTCTGATCCTTACCCCTTCTCTGGAACACTACTGAGCCACATATTGCACTTTGCCATTTGTAACAGACAGTAGTTACAGAGATCTTTACATTTTAGATAAAAATCTAAATGTGTTTTAGTTGTTTATCCTGGGAAATACTAATGTAGTTtcacataaaaggaaaaagtttaTATGTCTAGAAAATGACAAGGGACTCCTAATCCAATGAGTTTAGAATTATACAAGAAATAAGATTTACCATGATTTGGAAAAATCTCTATTTCAGCAGTTTATACAGTTTATACTTCAAAAATTTGACCAAAACCTACATTGCAGATGGAAATTACCAGTATCATCCTGATAAAAACACAGTTCATAAATTTAATCTTCTCAGTCAGATTCATGACATTGTCATCATCCAAACATTTGCCTGTGGTACACACAGAGCTATACAGCCTCATGATTTTATCTCTTTTATCTCTGACACCATTAAAAGAGCCAGAAACAGATTAAGAAGTAAAAAGCAATGCCTTAAAAAGGCTCCAAACACTTAGCACTTAAAGGATAAAAGAGAACATTTTTGCATTTAGCCTCCACAAAAGATATTGCATCATCAAGAATGCAAAGTTGTttcatagaaaacaaaaaacaaacccaaaccaacacaTCAAAAGGCCTTAAAAGCCACAAAGAACAAAATCTAGACCAGGCTGctaaaaaacatggaaaatttaTTATACATTATTATCCTGGGAAGATTACCGCTGTAAAACTTCCCTTTACTTTGATAATTTCTCCAATATAGAATGAACAAAGTACAAATGCTCTCACAGTAATGACTCATCtctattaaagaaaaacagcaatgCATGTCTTGGATTACATAAtctcaaaacaggaaaaaatagaaCTAGGTCAAATATTTATGACATACATGTAAACAAAAGAACTCACTTTTTAGTGAGTTTTCCATCTTCACAAAAAAAGGCTTATCAAGCCCTGACTACACTATGGGAGATACAGCAAGAGGAATTTTTATAGTACAGAACTACATCCATTAGCAAATAAATCCTACTTTTTAACCTTTTCAACTATATGTTTTATGAGCAATTAACATGTTGAAAGACAACTTCAAAGAGATTTCCTGAACTCTTGACATAACACAACATAGAAGAACTGCAGAACTAAAACTGAATGCTTTTGATTGTGTTGTTCTTAAtatccaggaagaaaaatctgtttgtgccctttttttccattccatttttctacagaaatacaaaaggCAATAAATAAACAACTATACCAATCAAATTACTGAAATATCAACAAACTAATTCACTACAAATGAAACAGACTAAGAAAACTAAGTGATGAATTCCAACCCCTTTTTTAGTTAATTCACATTCTGTTGGTATAGGGCATCCACATACTTCCttatttcctctctctcttgattctcattttcattcttcataaagaaaaaaagatgaagtaAACTTTCAGGGACACCTTATAAGAGAATTAGGGTGGGAGTCTCTTGGTAGAATTTCAAATAATGCCACCAGTTGgcaaaggaggaaaacacagaatGATCAACTCATAATAATTTCTCCTAAAAATACTGATCTCCTGATAATTGGCTCATTGTAATTCTCAAGATATACTTACTGCCAGGGAGTTAAGAGATACTGGATCAAACAGAAGCTTTTCACCAGGACGGAGATGTTGACTTTCAATATGTAGCTCCCGCAGTTCTCCTACTTTATCCAAACCCTCTACTACAGTGATATAGTTGCCTCCTAAATACCTACAGAACAGAACACAAAATAGATTTAATATCCTTTGAAAGTAAGAGCAAACACAAGGCTTCAATatatagagaaaaatattttccaagcaTTATTGAATAATACTTGGAAATTATGATAGCTAAAGTAAATAACCTAGCACACAAGTAGAATATACACTTAACTGATTCAAGCagttttttgcagttttatctactgctatttttattagtattactagactgaaaaaataaaatcatttaaatgcaaatatatgtCAAGATGATATTACTTTTATCACAGAACATCTCATAAAAAACCAATAAGCAATGACTTctatttgaaaagcaaattttaagaGCTGAAAGGACTTTAATGatgcataattttaaaaatttcttaagTGTCATGACTATTCTTTTTACTAGTGAagtaaatacattattttcaaCTTAcagtttttcaagttttttcaGTGGTGAGAGATTTTCTATACTTGAAATACGATTGTTCTGAAGGTAAAGGTGCGTTATGTTTGAAGCAAAGTCCAAGTTCTGGATTTGGTTGATTTGGTTATCATATAAATACAGAACTCTCAGATTTTTACAAAAAGAGAGGTCACCctaaaataaacaataaaatgcTACTTAACATTCAGTCACTGCCTGCTTCTGGAAGCTATTGATTGTTCTTATATTTAAGTTCTGATgcataatttataaattttcaCATTTAGTAAACATTTcataaaactatttttcctaGAAAACCAGAGTTATTATATATTGTCAGTTATCTACAGGTTGAAAGTCAGTTATCTAAAGACTGAAATCTGTCATTACCATTTTGCCCTACAGAATCTGAGGACTACAGACATCACCAGCAAATACACCACCATCCAGTGTGACTTCATTCCCTTCCCTGTCTTCATCAGATGGATTTCAGAAAAGCACAATTCTTTGTGTAGTTGTCTCCATTAAACTGCACTGATGTAACTGGAAACCAGTTCTTGGCAAAGAATTATTGGTTTTTACAAAACCTTGCACTTCAATCTGTTTTAATATGTTTCTGAACTCAAGTTTACACTCAAATGTTGAGTTTCTTTGAACATTTTCCTATGAAACAACTAAAAGACCACTCTCCATGAAGGTTTCTGTAAAACTTTGCTGTGGCAGCTGATGAAGCAGACCCCATCACATGGACTGATCCAATTATTAACTTGCTATGGCTGTGCATAGGAGTGGGCTGAATAAACCTGTTTGTTTGCAGCATCTGTTCACACAGAACAATTTCTTGACTGAAATTACACTTTTAGAGCAGGAATTGAAATTCAACAATGCAGTTGTTCAGGGCTCAGCAGTTTCAAAACTTACTCAGTATCTTGAGGGGATCTGAATTAACTCAGAACTTATTGAAACCTGTATACATTTCCTATTATTAAACTCAGAGGAAGGAGGACTGGGTTAGGTTTGCAGGTTTAGTCTTTGAAAACGAAAAGCTcatggattattttttaaatgagtaAGCCCCAGggagcaattaaaaaaaaaaaaaaatatatttttaaccTGGCTAATTTGAAAAAGCCACTACACCAGTCCTAATTTGTTAACTTCACTTGGGTTATTTCCTGTTCCTGaactctcctttcctttctcagacTTCCTCTGAAATTTAAGGAATAAATCACAGATAGACTGAAAGATTATGCTGTGAGTTAACAAATTTGTAAAACTTGGCTTTCCATGTTTATCTCTCCAACAATGAACACCTCATCTTAAGAGTAACTACAAAACATTAGAGTAGCCAGcttaaaaagaataataaaaaataaatcttacaATTGAATCTATATTTTTATCTGATAAATTCAGATGAGTTAATTTTTGCACATACTGTCCAAAATCCTCTTCACTACGGTTCTTGTGACCAGCATTTTTAGCAATTAGGTCCATTGTTAGTCGAACCATAGTTCTGTAATAGGTCAAGCTTCTCTACTGCTTCTTTTAATACTGTATTCCACGTGCTCTTCTAAGGAGTATTAAAGAAtgccttaaaaacaaaaaggaaaatgttatgTTACTTGTATCCCAGATCTTCAACAAAGCTTTCATGTGTACTTCAAATCTGACATAACCTCACCAACACTCTTTTCATTTACAGTGATACTATGTTGCTTATAAAATCCTACCCCTTTATTGCTGATATTTTATCAAGTTTTTGGtgtattaataaatatttaaaacaatttttctatTTGATTTGTTGATTCAGTTCGCTTAAGAATATTATATCCtagttttttgtctttttcacaTAGAAATATGAGCACAATGCTCCACAGCAGGCATAATTCTCATACATAGAAGCTAGTTAATGGAAGCTCATAATCTGATTATAAATTAGAAAATACAGGAGACTCTGTTTCAGGTTTTACAGCTTGTGAGAGGTGGTATTAAACTAGAGAACTCTTTATATATCTGCACAGCATTTTTGTC of Molothrus ater isolate BHLD 08-10-18 breed brown headed cowbird chromosome 1, BPBGC_Mater_1.1, whole genome shotgun sequence contains these proteins:
- the PPP1R42 gene encoding protein phosphatase 1 regulatory subunit 42; this translates as MVRLTMDLIAKNAGHKNRSEEDFGQYVQKLTHLNLSDKNIDSIGDLSFCKNLRVLYLYDNQINQIQNLDFASNITHLYLQNNRISSIENLSPLKKLEKLYLGGNYITVVEGLDKVGELRELHIESQHLRPGEKLLFDPVSLNSLAKSLSVLNISNNNIDELEELAVLENLSYLKAVDNRLKHMEDLEGVLKKWTKLRRIDLTGNPICQKPKYKDRIIVQSSTLESLDGKEIQEMERRFLMNWKASRAARKKSNERKTDEQAANVEFSDFEAPNFTIPLHPSCSVKEKKEKADFLDLAHKQKGERKPLPRIRERRSQMKTQVEEESEATAT